The following are encoded together in the Oncorhynchus nerka isolate Pitt River linkage group LG23, Oner_Uvic_2.0, whole genome shotgun sequence genome:
- the LOC115106709 gene encoding zinc finger protein ZFP2-like isoform X2 → MSKIERLNARVAKLLTVAVHEVLEVVKETVSEYQEKTARTQRENLSLRRRLQELQEKMTRENTAISGKTEQEEGSEGSPWPQDPESTQYEDKPLLTQKPWRRLEIEYNNSLELDHLEDSETECNVTLTLAERSGAPPERLSQVTEAALTVYMPHSLCDSDLDSMHTGHMSSNMLPLSHPSSPPHPGLFSGEIKTEPEHLEYSSAPQETPDQNPFFECEDSNSSATHNHSAPEPMQNNPEMHGVVHYINAEGLNTFVDTFPFTCHPELVQDARRQNRPLLRREESHSCILCGKTFSRIGNLRIHQRCHTGEKPYCCLHCGRRFSHAGNLQKHKRVHTGERPYGCQQCGKTFSQSSHLKKHQRIHIVRHLSVE, encoded by the exons ATGTCGAAAATTGAGCGTCTGAACGCCCGTGTGGCGAAGCTGCTGACGGTGGCGGTGCATGAGGTTCTGGAGGTGGTGAAAGAGACTGTGTCTGAGTACCAGGAGAAAACAGCCAGAACTCAGAGAGAGAACTTGAGTCTGAGGAGGAGACTACAGGAACTTCAGGAAAAGATgacgagagagaacacag CCATTTCAGGTAAAACCGAGCAGGAGGAGGGAAGCGAGGGCAGCCCCTGGCCGCAGGACCCAGAGTCTACACAGTACGAGGACAAACCATTGCTCACCCAGAAACCGTGGAGGAGACTGGAGATCGAGTACAACAACTCACTGGAGCTAGACCACTTGGAGGACTCCGAGACTGAGTGTAATGTCACACTAACGTTAGCCGAGCGTAGCGGAGCACCTCCCGAGAGGTTGTCACAggtgacagaggcagccctgacTGTATACATGCCTCATTCTCTGTGTGACTCCGACCTAGACTCCATGCACACTGGACATATGTCCTCCAACATGTTACCCCTAAGCCATCCCAGCTCTCCTCCTCACCCAGGTCTGTTCTCGGGTGAAATCAAAACCGAACCTGAGCACTTGGAATATTCCTCTGCTCCCcaagagacaccagaccagaacCCATTTTTTGAGTGCGAAGACTCGAATAGTAGCGCAACACATAATCACAGTGCCCCGGAACCCATGCAGAACAACCCGGAAATGCAcggtgtagtgcactacatcaacGCAGAAGGTCTAAACACCTTTGTGGACACGTTTCCCTTCACATGTCACCCAGAGTTGGTCCAGGACGCCAGGCGACAAAATAGGCCTCTGCTTAGGCGTGAGGAGAGCCACAGCTGCATCCTGTGCGGGAAGACGTTCAGCCGGATCGGGAATCTTCGAATCCACCAGCGCtgtcacacaggggagaaaccctactGCTGCCTGCACTGTGGGAGACGCTTCAGTCACGCTGGGAACCTGCAGAAACACAAGAGGGTTCACACTGGGGAAAGACCGTATGGCTGCCAACAGTGCGGCAAGACTTTCAGTCAGTCCAGTCACCTTAAGAAGCATCAGAGAATTCACATTGTCAGGCATCTTAGTGTTGAATAA
- the LOC115106709 gene encoding zinc finger protein 135-like isoform X1, whose amino-acid sequence MSKIERLNARVAKLLTVAVHEVLEVVKETVSEYQEKTARTQRENLSLRRRLQELQEKMTRENTAQQSTPAPTAISGKTEQEEGSEGSPWPQDPESTQYEDKPLLTQKPWRRLEIEYNNSLELDHLEDSETECNVTLTLAERSGAPPERLSQVTEAALTVYMPHSLCDSDLDSMHTGHMSSNMLPLSHPSSPPHPGLFSGEIKTEPEHLEYSSAPQETPDQNPFFECEDSNSSATHNHSAPEPMQNNPEMHGVVHYINAEGLNTFVDTFPFTCHPELVQDARRQNRPLLRREESHSCILCGKTFSRIGNLRIHQRCHTGEKPYCCLHCGRRFSHAGNLQKHKRVHTGERPYGCQQCGKTFSQSSHLKKHQRIHIVRHLSVE is encoded by the exons ATGTCGAAAATTGAGCGTCTGAACGCCCGTGTGGCGAAGCTGCTGACGGTGGCGGTGCATGAGGTTCTGGAGGTGGTGAAAGAGACTGTGTCTGAGTACCAGGAGAAAACAGCCAGAACTCAGAGAGAGAACTTGAGTCTGAGGAGGAGACTACAGGAACTTCAGGAAAAGATgacgagagagaacacag CTCAACAGTCTACCCCTGCTCCCACAGCCATTTCAGGTAAAACCGAGCAGGAGGAGGGAAGCGAGGGCAGCCCCTGGCCGCAGGACCCAGAGTCTACACAGTACGAGGACAAACCATTGCTCACCCAGAAACCGTGGAGGAGACTGGAGATCGAGTACAACAACTCACTGGAGCTAGACCACTTGGAGGACTCCGAGACTGAGTGTAATGTCACACTAACGTTAGCCGAGCGTAGCGGAGCACCTCCCGAGAGGTTGTCACAggtgacagaggcagccctgacTGTATACATGCCTCATTCTCTGTGTGACTCCGACCTAGACTCCATGCACACTGGACATATGTCCTCCAACATGTTACCCCTAAGCCATCCCAGCTCTCCTCCTCACCCAGGTCTGTTCTCGGGTGAAATCAAAACCGAACCTGAGCACTTGGAATATTCCTCTGCTCCCcaagagacaccagaccagaacCCATTTTTTGAGTGCGAAGACTCGAATAGTAGCGCAACACATAATCACAGTGCCCCGGAACCCATGCAGAACAACCCGGAAATGCAcggtgtagtgcactacatcaacGCAGAAGGTCTAAACACCTTTGTGGACACGTTTCCCTTCACATGTCACCCAGAGTTGGTCCAGGACGCCAGGCGACAAAATAGGCCTCTGCTTAGGCGTGAGGAGAGCCACAGCTGCATCCTGTGCGGGAAGACGTTCAGCCGGATCGGGAATCTTCGAATCCACCAGCGCtgtcacacaggggagaaaccctactGCTGCCTGCACTGTGGGAGACGCTTCAGTCACGCTGGGAACCTGCAGAAACACAAGAGGGTTCACACTGGGGAAAGACCGTATGGCTGCCAACAGTGCGGCAAGACTTTCAGTCAGTCCAGTCACCTTAAGAAGCATCAGAGAATTCACATTGTCAGGCATCTTAGTGTTGAATAA